The genomic DNA CTATTGAGGACTATGCTAAATATAATTTAGGAACTACAACAAGCAACGAACTTCCCGTTACAGTAAAACAAATGCTGGATTTAGCAGCACTTGCTGGATTGGATAACAATCCTGATACTGACGAACCTAATACCGGACAACTACATTTTAGAATAAAAGCCTTTATTGGTCAGGGAAGCTTAGAATCCTATTCTTCTGTCCAAACTCTAAGCATAGAATTACAAGAAACTACAGAGACTGGTGGCGGTGCTTTTGAAATATCTAGTTGGGGCGTTGTAGGTTCTGGTTATAATAACTGGGCTGCGGACGGTGCACCGAAAGATGCTCCTTTTTACACAACTTCTACTCCTGGCGTTATTGTATCTTATGTAAATTTATTGGATGGCGAAATTAAATTTCGTGAAGATAATGCATGGGACAATAGTTTAGGAGATGCCAATGTTGATGGGATTTTAGATACTGATGCAGATAATAACATTGCGGTTACAGCTGGTGATTATAAAATCACAATAGACACCAATGATAATTCATACACTATTGAACCTTTCTCATGGGGAGTTGTAGGTTCTGGTTTTAATGATTGGGGAAATGATGGCCCTGATGCAAAATTCTATTACGATTATACTACCGATACTTTTAAAACAAGTGTAGCACTTCTTGATGGGGAAATTAAATTCAGAATGGATAATAAATGGGATGTGAGTTTTGGCGATGCTAATGGTGATAATATTTTAGACACAGATTCAGATAACAATATTGCTTCAACAGCCGGACACTATTTAATAACATTGAATCTAAATGATAATACTTACTCTATCGAGTCTTCAAATGTGTATGGTGTTGTGGGTTCCGGTTTTAATGATTGGGGCAATAATGGACCTGATGCATCCTTAACAGAAATCCAACCTGGTGTATGGTTTGCAGAAAACATTACGCTTTTAGATGGAGAAGTTAAATTCCGCCAAAACAATGCTTGGGATGTCAGTTACGGAGATGCTAATGCTGATAATATTTTAGATACTGATTCTGATAATAACATTGCTTCAACTGCAGGAAACTATGTTATTAGTATAGATTTTAATGATCCAGACGGACCTAAGTATCTAATAGGAAAAAGACTATAAACATATCAAATATGTAAATATTGAATATTCTAAAGAGGCTGTATTATAAACATAGTGCAGCCTTTTTCTTTTAAACCATAGCAATGAAAAAATTCACAATACCTTTCATCTTTTTATTCTTTGCATTTAGCCATGCTCAAAAACAAGATGTTACCTACTCTATTTCTCCGACCCCTTTTGAAGAAGCAAATAGTATAACTATAACTTTTGATGGTGCATCTATTGATGAAGCTGCTTGGGGTGTCACTAATAATGGACTTTATTTATGGTCCTGGTCTTTCGATTCTAATCTAGCAAATCTACAAGATTGCCCTACAAATGGGGATTGGACAAACTCTAACGAAACTAACCGCTTAACTTATAACTCAAGCACAGACGAATATACTATTACCTTTACTTCAACGATATTTTATAATAGAACTGGTATTGGCAGAATTGGATTTCTTATAAAAGCCAAAGATGGAACTGGAAACAAACAGTCTGAAGATTACCTTGCTGATGTTGGTTTATTTCAAGTGTCTTTAACAGCACCATCAAACTTAACAACCATTTTAAACTCAGGCGATAATTTAAGTATTTCTGCAACAAATACTGGTGGTAATGCTAATTACGTTTTAAAAGCAAATGGAAGTATTATAAACACACAAAATAACATAGCATCCTATTCTTATACAGACATGAATATAACTATCAATAAGAGTTATGTTCTCGAAACTACTGTAGGGGGAGAAACAAAAACAAAATCATTTTCTGTTTTAATAGATCCAGGAAACGACTTTAGTATTATGCCACAAACGTATCTTGATGGTATTACTTATGATGAAAGTGATCCAACAAAAGCTACTCTGGTACTTTATGCAACAGGTAAAGACTTTGTTTATGTTGCAGGTAGTTTTAATAATTGGCAACCTAATGCTACATATGCCATGAAACGTGATCCATCCAGAAATAATAAATTCTGGATTACACTAACAGGTTTAACACCAGGTCAAATTGAAACATATCAATATTGGGCGATAGATAAAACACCAATATCAAACTCTCCTGCTTTAGTAAAAACAGCCGACCCATACTCAACATTGGTTTTATCTCCTTTTGATGATCCTTCTATCCCTGCATCAACTTATCCTAATTTACCTCCATATCCTTCCGGACAAGAACGAGAAGTGACTGTATTACAGACTAACCAAACACCATATAATTGGCAAGTCACTAATTTTAACAAACCAAAAAAGGAAGACTTAATTATTTATGAGGTTTTAATTCGTGATTTTGATGCTGATAGAAACTTTCAAGATATTATAGATAAGATTGACTATTTTAAAAACTTAAACATCAACGCTATCGAATTGATGCCAGTTATGGAATTTGAAGGTAATGAAAGCTGGGGTTACAATACCGCTTATCACATGGCCTTAGACAAGTTTTATGGTACTGAAGCCAAGTTTAAAGAACTTATAGATACGTGTCATCAAAACGGTATTGCAGTTATATTAGATCTTGCATTAAATCATGCATTTGGTAGAAATCCTATGGTACGCTTATGGATGAATGATCCTGATGGTGATGGATGGGGAGAACCTAGTTCTGAAAATCCATATTTTAACCAAACACCAAAACATTCTTATAATGTTGGATCTGATTTTGATCATTCTAATTCGTTTACAAAAGTTTACACAAAACGAGTTGTAAAACATTGGATTGAAGACTTCAAAATTGATGGGTTCCGTTGGGATTTAACCAAAGGGTTTACACAAAATTGTTCCTCTGGAGACGAAGGCTGTACCAATAGCTATCAAGCAGACCGTGTAGCTGTTTTAAAAGAATATGCCGATTATTCCTGGAGTTTAGACGACACTCACTATG from Flavivirga abyssicola includes the following:
- a CDS encoding SusE domain-containing protein; its protein translation is MKNIKIITLLIIALIGFYSCNDDDELVFTASEAEGLVFNTTFLNNYVLNSSLNSNLAERFTWGSADFDVPTEVSYSLEAATMADFSDYIGDDTIEDYAKYNLGTTTSNELPVTVKQMLDLAALAGLDNNPDTDEPNTGQLHFRIKAFIGQGSLESYSSVQTLSIELQETTETGGGAFEISSWGVVGSGYNNWAADGAPKDAPFYTTSTPGVIVSYVNLLDGEIKFREDNAWDNSLGDANVDGILDTDADNNIAVTAGDYKITIDTNDNSYTIEPFSWGVVGSGFNDWGNDGPDAKFYYDYTTDTFKTSVALLDGEIKFRMDNKWDVSFGDANGDNILDTDSDNNIASTAGHYLITLNLNDNTYSIESSNVYGVVGSGFNDWGNNGPDASLTEIQPGVWFAENITLLDGEVKFRQNNAWDVSYGDANADNILDTDSDNNIASTAGNYVISIDFNDPDGPKYLIGKRL
- a CDS encoding alpha-amylase family glycosyl hydrolase, which produces MKKFTIPFIFLFFAFSHAQKQDVTYSISPTPFEEANSITITFDGASIDEAAWGVTNNGLYLWSWSFDSNLANLQDCPTNGDWTNSNETNRLTYNSSTDEYTITFTSTIFYNRTGIGRIGFLIKAKDGTGNKQSEDYLADVGLFQVSLTAPSNLTTILNSGDNLSISATNTGGNANYVLKANGSIINTQNNIASYSYTDMNITINKSYVLETTVGGETKTKSFSVLIDPGNDFSIMPQTYLDGITYDESDPTKATLVLYATGKDFVYVAGSFNNWQPNATYAMKRDPSRNNKFWITLTGLTPGQIETYQYWAIDKTPISNSPALVKTADPYSTLVLSPFDDPSIPASTYPNLPPYPSGQEREVTVLQTNQTPYNWQVTNFNKPKKEDLIIYEVLIRDFDADRNFQDIIDKIDYFKNLNINAIELMPVMEFEGNESWGYNTAYHMALDKFYGTEAKFKELIDTCHQNGIAVILDLALNHAFGRNPMVRLWMNDPDGDGWGEPSSENPYFNQTPKHSYNVGSDFDHSNSFTKVYTKRVVKHWIEDFKIDGFRWDLTKGFTQNCSSGDEGCTNSYQADRVAVLKEYADYSWSLDDTHYVIFEHLGADTEEQEWANYRIGDPIPKGVMMWSEMWTAYKNLAQGQSSNINFDRMGHTAHGFTEKRTLGYPESHDKDRIMYEMTEFGINTTPSHNVRDLNTALKRMSALGAITIPIPGPKMLWHFADLGMDDSIWTCSNGVVNSDYDGNNDGDCKLDTKPQPQWTNNWLADSNRNKIYNDWARINHLKINEDVFEGNYNISSGTQTPRISIYTGNENTSGSELKNVIIIANFSVTSQSINPNFPYSGTWYDLMDNSGSTTIDGSTNSINLPPGEFRIYGNKSATLSTSNFEKGNDLKLFPNPVKNTFSISQNVEVLKVYNITGKLIKSFKGSFYKGHTFNISNLSRSLYVVKITNESGIENTLKIVKL